One window from the genome of Glycine soja cultivar W05 chromosome 12, ASM419377v2, whole genome shotgun sequence encodes:
- the LOC114378575 gene encoding uncharacterized protein LOC114378575 isoform X2, with protein MIRNADMRLESGTCNVCSAACSSCMHLNQALMGSKAEEFSDENCRLGEANQYCNESDRSSLGSRACERLKHGVSETSHRPSVSSTQDSLSENAENSQALSEKYQDSKCLESLDDSTSCISRTSNANLASSSYQINTDKINISCSSTSVSHLVAEGSGNGPSVDMSSLSECCMENVDSSLTKERVPIIVPGEKSLADKENLNNGTAKVSIEICQKSEADTENNFDVAEDVDLKFSAHDGLHEKVEELVKSPGRAEPQSEDESDESDVVEHDVKVCDICGDAGREDLLAICSRCSDGAEHTYCMREMLEKVPEGDWLCEECKCAEETANQKLDIEEKKNHEVRSTSRISGKRPSQSMEIATAAKRQALGSSTGSPKASSPKRIVPLLRESSFKSMDKGKMKSGQQIPMCNHLGGNDTELARSLSTVPRGQNARSTLLKSNSFNNFNSKPRVKLVDEVIPQKQKGGVEHISKNMETPAGMISKSMSFKSSNLGRSIAVESKVKMMSSKPGTARDLKASRHTKDSASFDRKFLSKIDRPVICSTMVSSVVSTSKGDQKLTPHGETAKPSTVNNNREFKVNQDGKLYSSSKSINNTSSKSPEPQVSSDRTSTSVDETQQDRLPRSQDTANQVDKTKDSSSDHVTSGVTNASKSSFCRKCKDFGHATECCTVSGTQEFGAESSVIATSSSKDEMHEGNRLKAAIQAALLRRPEIHKRKEAPDQTNEFPTSSTGLKREVTSQKQVLVSSTLKNGISAEESNMKQEIIENSTFETSKCPSANDLKQLEFCRTDVCSQLRKSDSAGPTSGKPVVRDDFPNNAMEISSILSKMSVIPEYECIWQGVFVVHRNGMPPDLYTGIQAHLSACASPKVHEVVKKFLPEVSLNEVSRLSVWPSQFHQGGAKEDNIALYFFARDIESYERYYKGLLDHMIRNDLALRGTFDGVELLIFASNQLLEDSQRWNMLFFLWGIFRGRRINHLDSTKKICIPSLNVMPNEKDFPTAVMTLSETQCSPKHMDKESIDQGHNMVSRNFDGKETIFDQTHLGLQVNLERQDTRINTKSTLGIPTISTQICQEVNSTGSSLRDSVPKHRQYIKSKPPEAMGTSVSSRIVETKTNHDISVKQENSLSSGIHSVGCQEIDTASNISKDKILDRTNNGENQQRPKRKQMEDDLDINVEATFQRDLTVKAVNCQLPNDKKVKHIDLSDTVVEASAVSCQKMPWNEVNGKFEDRESYSRELRTSFGGIHGCYDSGAWESFNGSSASLVNDLGSCSLGEDKRCKEPCDEKIIHEDFGAMERTFFPVDTRKKNDLGMVLNSESLNEPREYVDQVQVGIPNLELGLGGETKPSHKGMLPFFVGAVHKKNNQEKIPEILTYEREDENVAASLSLSLSFPSSNKEHVKPVPKAEPLPGGHNVNSPYLLFRRFTDK; from the exons ATGATTCGGAACGCTGATATGAGACTCGAATCAGGGACTTGTAATGTGTGCTCAGCTGCTTGTTCATCTTGCATGCATCTTAACCAAGCTCTCATGGGGTCTAAGGCTGAAGAATTCTCTGATGAAAACTGTCGCTTAGGGGAGGCTAATCAGTATTGTAATGAGAGTGATAGATCTTCTCTTGGGAGCAGAGCTTGTGAAAGGTTGAAGCATGGTGTCAGTGAAACCAGTCACAGGCCTAGTGTTTCTTCCACTCAAGATTCTCTATCTGAAAATGCTGAGAACAGTCAAGCCTTATCAGAGAAGTATCAGGATTCCAAGTGTTTAGAAAGTCTAGATGATAGCACTTCATGTATCAGTAGGACCAGTAATGCTAATTTAGCGAGCAGTAGCTATCAAATAAATAcagacaaaataaatatatcttgTAGTTCAACTTCAGTTAGTCACTTAGTGGCAGAAGGATCTGGAAATGGGCCATCTGTTGACATGTCTAGTTTGTCAGAATGTTGTATGGAAAATGTTGACTCATCATTGACCAAAGAGAGAGTACCTATTATTGTTCCTGGCGAAAAATCTCTGGCAGATAAGGAAAACCTAAATAATGGTACAGCCAAGGTTTCTATAGAAATATGTCAAAAGTCAGAAGCAGATactgaaaataattttgatgttGCTGAAGATGTTGATCTTAAATTTTCTGCCCATGATGGACTGCATGAGAAGGTTGAGGAGCTGGTTAAATCACCTGGCAGGGCTGAACCTCAATCGGAAGATGAGAGTGATGAATCAGATGTTGTTGAGCATGAT GTAAAAGTATGTGACATCTGTGGAGATGCTGGTCGTGAGGATCTACTTGCCATATGTAGTAGGTGCAGTGATGGTGCAGAACACAC CTACTGCATGCGGGAAATGCTTGAGAAGGTCCCTGAAGGGGACTGGTTATGTGAAGAATGCAAGTGTGCGGAGGAGACTGCAAATCAAAAGCTAG atattgaagaaaaaaaaaatcatgaagttCGTTCAACTTCACGAATTTCTGGCAAAAGACCTTCTCAAAGCATGGAAATAGCTACAGCAGCAAAAAGGCAAGCTCTTGGATCGAGCACAGGATCACCAAAGGCATCAAGCCCCAAGAGAATAGTCCCACTGTTGCGGGAATCTTCATTCAAGAGCATGGATAAAGGAAAGATGAAATCTGGTCAACAGATCCCCATGTGTAACCACCTCGGTGGCAATGACACAGAACTTGCCCGTTCTCTATCCACTGTCCCTCGGGGTCAAAATGCAAGGA GTACATTGCTGAAATCTAATTCATTCAACAACTTCAATTCCAAGCCAAGAGTCAAACTTGTTGATGAAGTTATTCCCCAAAAGCAGAAAGGGGGTGTTGAACATATTTCTAAGAATATGGAGACACCTGCTGGAATGATAAGCAAATCAATGTCATTCAAATCCTCGAATTTGGGTCGTTCAATTGCTGTTGAATCAAAAGTTAAAATGATGTCTTCTAAACCTGGAACTGCTCGGGATTTGAAAGCATCAAGACATACAAAAGATTCTGCTTCATTTGACAGGAAATTTCTGTCTAAGATTGATCGACCTGTCATTTGTTCAACCATGGTTAGTTCTGTTGTTTCCACATCAAAGGGTGATCAGAAGCTTACACCGCATGGCGAAACTGCTAAACCTTCTACAGTCAACAACAATCGAGAGTTTAAGGTCAACCAAGATGGAAAATTATATTCATCATCGAAATCTATCAATAATACAAGCAGTAAAAGTCCAGAACCTCAAGTTAGTTCAG ATAGAACATCAACAAGTGTCGATGAAACTCAACAGGATAGGCTGCCTCGATCACAAGATACAGCTAATCAGGTTGACAAAACTAAAGATAGTTCTAGTGATCATGTGACATCAGGTGTTACTAATGCTTCAAAAAGCTCATTCTGTCGTAAATGTAAGGATTTTGGCCATGCTACAGAATGTTGTACAGTTAGTGGTACGCAGGAATTTGGTGCTGAATCATCAGTCATTGCCACAAGTAGTTCAAAAGATGAGATGCATGAGGGAAATAGATTGAAAGCTGCAATCCAGGCAGCTTTGCTTAGAAGGCCTGAAATACACAAGAGGAAAGAAGCTCCTGACCAAACTAATGAGTTTCCTACATCAAGCACTGGTTTGAAACGAGAAGTCACTTCTCAAAAGCAAGTGTTGGTTTCCAGCACTTTGAAGAATGGTATATCTGCTGAAGAAAGCAATATGAAGCAGGAAATCATTGAGAATTCTACATTTGAAACCTCCAAATGTCCATCTGCCAATGATCTGAAACAACTTGAATTTTGTAGAACTGATGTTTGCTCTCAGCTGAGAAAGTCGGATTCTGCTGGTCCCACTTCTGGAAAGCCTGTAGTGAGAGACGACTTTCCCAATAATGCCATGGAAATATCAAGTATTCTTTCAAAGATGTCAGTCATTCCAGAATATGAGTGCATCTGGCA GGGTGTCTTTGTGGTGCATAGAAATGGAATGCCTCCTGACTTGTATACTGGAATTCAAGCACATTTATCTGCATGTGCTtcccctaaggttcatgaggtAGTGAAGAAATTTTTACCTGAAGTTTCGCTAAATGAAGTTTCTCGTTTGAGCGTATGGCCTTCACAATTTCATCAAGGTGGTGCTAAGGAAGATAATATTGCTCTTTACTTCTTTGCCAGAGACATTGAAAG TTATGAGAGGTACTACAAGGGTCTATTGGATCACATGATTAGAAATGATTTAGCTCTTAGGGGGACTTTTGATGGTGTTGAACTTCTCATATTTGCATCTAATCAGCTTCTGGAAGATTCACAAC GTTGGAATATGTTATTTTTCCTATGGGGTATATTCAGAGGGAGGAGGATCAATCACTTGGATTCCACAAAAAAGATATGTATTCCCAGTTTGAATGTGATGCCAAATGAGAAAGATTTTCCAACTGCTGTAATGACTTTGTCTGAAACTCAGTGTTCACCTAAGCACATGGATAAAGAGTCCATTGACCAAGGTCACAATATGGTTAGTAGGAATTTTGATGGCAAAGAAACTATTTTTGACCAGACACATTTGGGTTTACAAGTAAACTTAGAGAGACAAGACACTAGAATCAACACCAAATCTACATTAGGGATTCCGACCATCAGTACACAAATTTGTCAAGAAGTGAATTCCACTGGTTCGTCCCTG AGAGACAGTGTACCAAAGCATCGACAATACATAAAGTCTAAACCTCCTGAAGCAATGGGAACTAGTGTAAGTAGTAGGATTGTGGAAACAAAAACTAATCATGATATTTCTGTTAAGCAAGAGAACTCTTTGTCTTCGGGGATCCATTCCGTTGGTTGCCAAGAGATAGATACTGCAAGCAATATCAGTAAGGATAAAATTTTGGACAGAACAAACAATGGTGAGAATCAGCAAAGGCCTAAACGGAAACAGATGGAAGATGATCTCGATATTAACGTGGAGGCAACGTTTCAGAGAGACCTGACTGTGAAAGCCGTCAACTGTCAGCTACCTAATGATAAAAAAGTTAAGCATATAGATCTTTCAGATACAGTTGTGGAGGCTTCTGCAGTTAGTTGTCAGAAAATGCCTTGGAATGAGGTAAATGGCAAATTTGAAGACAGAGAAAGTTATAGCAGGGAGCTGCGAACAAGTTTTGGTGGAATTCACGGATGTTATGATTCTGGAGCCTGGGAATCTTTTAATGGTAGTTCTGCATCACTTGTAAATGATCTTGGTTCCTGTTCTTTAGGGGAGGACAAACGGTGTAAAGAAccttgtgatgagaaaatcatcCACGAGGACTTTGGAGCGATGGAAAGAACCTTCTTTCCTGTTGATACTCGTAAAAAAAATGACTTGGGGATGGTGCTGAATAGCGAGTCACTGAATGAACCTCGTGAGTACGTGGACCAAGTTCAAGTTGGGATTCCAAATCTAGAGCTTGGTTTGGGGGGTGAAACGAAACCCTCACACAAGGGTATGCTGCCTTTCTTTGTTGGTGCGGTTCACAAGAAAAATAACCAGGAAAAGATTCCAGAAATATTGACATACGAGCGAGAGGATGAGAACGTTGCTGCATCTCTTTCCCTGTCTCTATCTTTTCCATCTTCAAACAAGGAACACGTCAAACCTGTTCCAAAAGCTGAGCCTTTGCCGGGTGGGCATAATGTGAATTCGCCGTATCTTCTTTTTAGGAGATTCACGGACAAATAA
- the LOC114378575 gene encoding uncharacterized protein LOC114378575 isoform X1 — protein MVSLKSGKKFVKHSMIRNADMRLESGTCNVCSAACSSCMHLNQALMGSKAEEFSDENCRLGEANQYCNESDRSSLGSRACERLKHGVSETSHRPSVSSTQDSLSENAENSQALSEKYQDSKCLESLDDSTSCISRTSNANLASSSYQINTDKINISCSSTSVSHLVAEGSGNGPSVDMSSLSECCMENVDSSLTKERVPIIVPGEKSLADKENLNNGTAKVSIEICQKSEADTENNFDVAEDVDLKFSAHDGLHEKVEELVKSPGRAEPQSEDESDESDVVEHDVKVCDICGDAGREDLLAICSRCSDGAEHTYCMREMLEKVPEGDWLCEECKCAEETANQKLDIEEKKNHEVRSTSRISGKRPSQSMEIATAAKRQALGSSTGSPKASSPKRIVPLLRESSFKSMDKGKMKSGQQIPMCNHLGGNDTELARSLSTVPRGQNARSTLLKSNSFNNFNSKPRVKLVDEVIPQKQKGGVEHISKNMETPAGMISKSMSFKSSNLGRSIAVESKVKMMSSKPGTARDLKASRHTKDSASFDRKFLSKIDRPVICSTMVSSVVSTSKGDQKLTPHGETAKPSTVNNNREFKVNQDGKLYSSSKSINNTSSKSPEPQVSSDRTSTSVDETQQDRLPRSQDTANQVDKTKDSSSDHVTSGVTNASKSSFCRKCKDFGHATECCTVSGTQEFGAESSVIATSSSKDEMHEGNRLKAAIQAALLRRPEIHKRKEAPDQTNEFPTSSTGLKREVTSQKQVLVSSTLKNGISAEESNMKQEIIENSTFETSKCPSANDLKQLEFCRTDVCSQLRKSDSAGPTSGKPVVRDDFPNNAMEISSILSKMSVIPEYECIWQGVFVVHRNGMPPDLYTGIQAHLSACASPKVHEVVKKFLPEVSLNEVSRLSVWPSQFHQGGAKEDNIALYFFARDIESYERYYKGLLDHMIRNDLALRGTFDGVELLIFASNQLLEDSQRWNMLFFLWGIFRGRRINHLDSTKKICIPSLNVMPNEKDFPTAVMTLSETQCSPKHMDKESIDQGHNMVSRNFDGKETIFDQTHLGLQVNLERQDTRINTKSTLGIPTISTQICQEVNSTGSSLRDSVPKHRQYIKSKPPEAMGTSVSSRIVETKTNHDISVKQENSLSSGIHSVGCQEIDTASNISKDKILDRTNNGENQQRPKRKQMEDDLDINVEATFQRDLTVKAVNCQLPNDKKVKHIDLSDTVVEASAVSCQKMPWNEVNGKFEDRESYSRELRTSFGGIHGCYDSGAWESFNGSSASLVNDLGSCSLGEDKRCKEPCDEKIIHEDFGAMERTFFPVDTRKKNDLGMVLNSESLNEPREYVDQVQVGIPNLELGLGGETKPSHKGMLPFFVGAVHKKNNQEKIPEILTYEREDENVAASLSLSLSFPSSNKEHVKPVPKAEPLPGGHNVNSPYLLFRRFTDK, from the exons ATG GTATCACTCAAATCTGGAAAGAAATTTGTCAAACATTCTATGATTCGGAACGCTGATATGAGACTCGAATCAGGGACTTGTAATGTGTGCTCAGCTGCTTGTTCATCTTGCATGCATCTTAACCAAGCTCTCATGGGGTCTAAGGCTGAAGAATTCTCTGATGAAAACTGTCGCTTAGGGGAGGCTAATCAGTATTGTAATGAGAGTGATAGATCTTCTCTTGGGAGCAGAGCTTGTGAAAGGTTGAAGCATGGTGTCAGTGAAACCAGTCACAGGCCTAGTGTTTCTTCCACTCAAGATTCTCTATCTGAAAATGCTGAGAACAGTCAAGCCTTATCAGAGAAGTATCAGGATTCCAAGTGTTTAGAAAGTCTAGATGATAGCACTTCATGTATCAGTAGGACCAGTAATGCTAATTTAGCGAGCAGTAGCTATCAAATAAATAcagacaaaataaatatatcttgTAGTTCAACTTCAGTTAGTCACTTAGTGGCAGAAGGATCTGGAAATGGGCCATCTGTTGACATGTCTAGTTTGTCAGAATGTTGTATGGAAAATGTTGACTCATCATTGACCAAAGAGAGAGTACCTATTATTGTTCCTGGCGAAAAATCTCTGGCAGATAAGGAAAACCTAAATAATGGTACAGCCAAGGTTTCTATAGAAATATGTCAAAAGTCAGAAGCAGATactgaaaataattttgatgttGCTGAAGATGTTGATCTTAAATTTTCTGCCCATGATGGACTGCATGAGAAGGTTGAGGAGCTGGTTAAATCACCTGGCAGGGCTGAACCTCAATCGGAAGATGAGAGTGATGAATCAGATGTTGTTGAGCATGAT GTAAAAGTATGTGACATCTGTGGAGATGCTGGTCGTGAGGATCTACTTGCCATATGTAGTAGGTGCAGTGATGGTGCAGAACACAC CTACTGCATGCGGGAAATGCTTGAGAAGGTCCCTGAAGGGGACTGGTTATGTGAAGAATGCAAGTGTGCGGAGGAGACTGCAAATCAAAAGCTAG atattgaagaaaaaaaaaatcatgaagttCGTTCAACTTCACGAATTTCTGGCAAAAGACCTTCTCAAAGCATGGAAATAGCTACAGCAGCAAAAAGGCAAGCTCTTGGATCGAGCACAGGATCACCAAAGGCATCAAGCCCCAAGAGAATAGTCCCACTGTTGCGGGAATCTTCATTCAAGAGCATGGATAAAGGAAAGATGAAATCTGGTCAACAGATCCCCATGTGTAACCACCTCGGTGGCAATGACACAGAACTTGCCCGTTCTCTATCCACTGTCCCTCGGGGTCAAAATGCAAGGA GTACATTGCTGAAATCTAATTCATTCAACAACTTCAATTCCAAGCCAAGAGTCAAACTTGTTGATGAAGTTATTCCCCAAAAGCAGAAAGGGGGTGTTGAACATATTTCTAAGAATATGGAGACACCTGCTGGAATGATAAGCAAATCAATGTCATTCAAATCCTCGAATTTGGGTCGTTCAATTGCTGTTGAATCAAAAGTTAAAATGATGTCTTCTAAACCTGGAACTGCTCGGGATTTGAAAGCATCAAGACATACAAAAGATTCTGCTTCATTTGACAGGAAATTTCTGTCTAAGATTGATCGACCTGTCATTTGTTCAACCATGGTTAGTTCTGTTGTTTCCACATCAAAGGGTGATCAGAAGCTTACACCGCATGGCGAAACTGCTAAACCTTCTACAGTCAACAACAATCGAGAGTTTAAGGTCAACCAAGATGGAAAATTATATTCATCATCGAAATCTATCAATAATACAAGCAGTAAAAGTCCAGAACCTCAAGTTAGTTCAG ATAGAACATCAACAAGTGTCGATGAAACTCAACAGGATAGGCTGCCTCGATCACAAGATACAGCTAATCAGGTTGACAAAACTAAAGATAGTTCTAGTGATCATGTGACATCAGGTGTTACTAATGCTTCAAAAAGCTCATTCTGTCGTAAATGTAAGGATTTTGGCCATGCTACAGAATGTTGTACAGTTAGTGGTACGCAGGAATTTGGTGCTGAATCATCAGTCATTGCCACAAGTAGTTCAAAAGATGAGATGCATGAGGGAAATAGATTGAAAGCTGCAATCCAGGCAGCTTTGCTTAGAAGGCCTGAAATACACAAGAGGAAAGAAGCTCCTGACCAAACTAATGAGTTTCCTACATCAAGCACTGGTTTGAAACGAGAAGTCACTTCTCAAAAGCAAGTGTTGGTTTCCAGCACTTTGAAGAATGGTATATCTGCTGAAGAAAGCAATATGAAGCAGGAAATCATTGAGAATTCTACATTTGAAACCTCCAAATGTCCATCTGCCAATGATCTGAAACAACTTGAATTTTGTAGAACTGATGTTTGCTCTCAGCTGAGAAAGTCGGATTCTGCTGGTCCCACTTCTGGAAAGCCTGTAGTGAGAGACGACTTTCCCAATAATGCCATGGAAATATCAAGTATTCTTTCAAAGATGTCAGTCATTCCAGAATATGAGTGCATCTGGCA GGGTGTCTTTGTGGTGCATAGAAATGGAATGCCTCCTGACTTGTATACTGGAATTCAAGCACATTTATCTGCATGTGCTtcccctaaggttcatgaggtAGTGAAGAAATTTTTACCTGAAGTTTCGCTAAATGAAGTTTCTCGTTTGAGCGTATGGCCTTCACAATTTCATCAAGGTGGTGCTAAGGAAGATAATATTGCTCTTTACTTCTTTGCCAGAGACATTGAAAG TTATGAGAGGTACTACAAGGGTCTATTGGATCACATGATTAGAAATGATTTAGCTCTTAGGGGGACTTTTGATGGTGTTGAACTTCTCATATTTGCATCTAATCAGCTTCTGGAAGATTCACAAC GTTGGAATATGTTATTTTTCCTATGGGGTATATTCAGAGGGAGGAGGATCAATCACTTGGATTCCACAAAAAAGATATGTATTCCCAGTTTGAATGTGATGCCAAATGAGAAAGATTTTCCAACTGCTGTAATGACTTTGTCTGAAACTCAGTGTTCACCTAAGCACATGGATAAAGAGTCCATTGACCAAGGTCACAATATGGTTAGTAGGAATTTTGATGGCAAAGAAACTATTTTTGACCAGACACATTTGGGTTTACAAGTAAACTTAGAGAGACAAGACACTAGAATCAACACCAAATCTACATTAGGGATTCCGACCATCAGTACACAAATTTGTCAAGAAGTGAATTCCACTGGTTCGTCCCTG AGAGACAGTGTACCAAAGCATCGACAATACATAAAGTCTAAACCTCCTGAAGCAATGGGAACTAGTGTAAGTAGTAGGATTGTGGAAACAAAAACTAATCATGATATTTCTGTTAAGCAAGAGAACTCTTTGTCTTCGGGGATCCATTCCGTTGGTTGCCAAGAGATAGATACTGCAAGCAATATCAGTAAGGATAAAATTTTGGACAGAACAAACAATGGTGAGAATCAGCAAAGGCCTAAACGGAAACAGATGGAAGATGATCTCGATATTAACGTGGAGGCAACGTTTCAGAGAGACCTGACTGTGAAAGCCGTCAACTGTCAGCTACCTAATGATAAAAAAGTTAAGCATATAGATCTTTCAGATACAGTTGTGGAGGCTTCTGCAGTTAGTTGTCAGAAAATGCCTTGGAATGAGGTAAATGGCAAATTTGAAGACAGAGAAAGTTATAGCAGGGAGCTGCGAACAAGTTTTGGTGGAATTCACGGATGTTATGATTCTGGAGCCTGGGAATCTTTTAATGGTAGTTCTGCATCACTTGTAAATGATCTTGGTTCCTGTTCTTTAGGGGAGGACAAACGGTGTAAAGAAccttgtgatgagaaaatcatcCACGAGGACTTTGGAGCGATGGAAAGAACCTTCTTTCCTGTTGATACTCGTAAAAAAAATGACTTGGGGATGGTGCTGAATAGCGAGTCACTGAATGAACCTCGTGAGTACGTGGACCAAGTTCAAGTTGGGATTCCAAATCTAGAGCTTGGTTTGGGGGGTGAAACGAAACCCTCACACAAGGGTATGCTGCCTTTCTTTGTTGGTGCGGTTCACAAGAAAAATAACCAGGAAAAGATTCCAGAAATATTGACATACGAGCGAGAGGATGAGAACGTTGCTGCATCTCTTTCCCTGTCTCTATCTTTTCCATCTTCAAACAAGGAACACGTCAAACCTGTTCCAAAAGCTGAGCCTTTGCCGGGTGGGCATAATGTGAATTCGCCGTATCTTCTTTTTAGGAGATTCACGGACAAATAA